In Amycolatopsis coloradensis, one genomic interval encodes:
- a CDS encoding DUF3488 and transglutaminase-like domain-containing protein: MTATAPPRPHTPQPRPSAPPPVWTSSVLAPVAAGLATLFASTSLTGVVSGWAWFGYLLVAVVLIASTGLALRSLRAPTIVVGLAQLLVLLLLITGAFTTSGILKIFPGPDAFGELRGVLAAAAEQIRVGLPPIEGTPPILCLITIAIGLVAVLVDTLAVAAAAPAATGLVLLCVYAVPAALAEDMLPWWTFLLGAAAFAALLAVDGNHRHRRWRNRDAPGLGNSASTLSAPVGVVAAAIAMGLVIGTAVTGVGTVGSLPGGTGSGRGGAGGFGVEPFTQLRGLLDQGENVELFKVYGMGADKRLLRAFTLDTYTPNKGWGLAQNGRAQQGVQANKGLPPAPGDDGSGPAREIRIEPTNWVDNWLPIYGAPRALNGLADNWLYDPVGGAVFTTTKQNAPAYTETASIENPTKDELRRDDARLAEVPQQFTQIDRVDPRVVAKAKQLTENESNNFDKAQALWSFFTAQNGFVYDTKTADATDSDALADFILNGKRGFCEQYASAMAVMLRSVGIPSRVAIGFSSGTPKGDYVSITSEDAHAWVEVYFQTKGWVSFDPTPLLDGRAVVPPYLQNDTGSSTANDTQEVPSAPASSAPATGTPRDPGADLGADGGTGQQEEEPLWPAILAGILGGLAAALTVVTIVRSQLRYRALLRSSPARSPAPDAPAPVREDGGFLDDQNVTNWLPLIVIGLWVAAFAFLAAWVSWWFALALVIVLGGLGTPTAIREIKRRLRLQKIASRSPAAADAAWRELRDECADRGLPLSDGDTVRVAGRKVVEKHRLDEEGRTGLRTVIGVVERSWYSDQPADDPTLGPAFDEVRRSLKRNAPMSWKGRLFPRSLRRGK; encoded by the coding sequence GTGACCGCGACCGCGCCACCCCGGCCGCATACCCCACAACCGCGGCCGTCCGCCCCGCCCCCGGTCTGGACGAGCAGTGTGCTCGCTCCGGTCGCCGCCGGGCTCGCCACGCTGTTCGCCTCGACCTCGCTCACCGGCGTCGTCTCCGGCTGGGCGTGGTTCGGCTACCTGCTGGTCGCCGTCGTCCTGATCGCCTCGACCGGACTCGCCCTGCGCTCGCTGCGCGCGCCGACCATCGTCGTCGGCTTGGCACAGCTGCTGGTGCTGTTGCTGCTGATCACCGGTGCGTTCACCACCAGCGGGATCCTGAAGATCTTCCCCGGCCCGGACGCGTTCGGGGAACTGCGCGGCGTCCTCGCCGCGGCGGCCGAGCAGATCCGCGTCGGCCTCCCGCCGATCGAGGGCACCCCGCCGATCCTCTGCCTGATCACCATCGCGATCGGCCTGGTCGCGGTCCTGGTCGACACGCTGGCCGTGGCCGCCGCCGCGCCCGCCGCGACCGGCCTGGTACTGCTGTGCGTGTACGCCGTCCCGGCCGCGCTGGCCGAGGACATGCTGCCGTGGTGGACGTTCCTGCTGGGCGCGGCCGCGTTCGCCGCCCTCCTCGCCGTCGACGGCAACCACCGGCATCGCCGCTGGCGCAACCGGGACGCGCCAGGACTGGGCAACTCGGCGAGCACGTTGTCGGCCCCCGTCGGCGTGGTGGCCGCCGCGATCGCGATGGGCCTGGTGATCGGCACGGCCGTCACCGGGGTCGGCACGGTCGGCAGCCTTCCGGGTGGGACCGGCTCGGGCCGCGGTGGCGCCGGCGGATTCGGCGTCGAGCCGTTCACGCAACTGCGCGGCCTGCTCGACCAGGGTGAGAACGTGGAGTTGTTCAAGGTCTACGGAATGGGCGCGGACAAACGGCTGCTGCGCGCGTTCACCCTCGACACGTACACGCCGAACAAGGGCTGGGGGCTCGCGCAGAACGGCCGCGCCCAGCAGGGTGTGCAGGCCAACAAGGGCCTTCCGCCCGCTCCGGGCGACGACGGCTCCGGTCCCGCGCGGGAGATCCGGATCGAACCGACGAACTGGGTCGACAACTGGCTGCCGATCTACGGCGCGCCGCGGGCGCTCAACGGGCTGGCCGACAACTGGCTGTACGACCCGGTCGGCGGCGCCGTGTTCACCACGACCAAGCAGAACGCGCCCGCCTACACCGAGACCGCGTCCATCGAGAACCCGACGAAGGACGAACTCCGGCGCGACGACGCCCGCCTGGCCGAGGTTCCGCAGCAGTTCACCCAGATCGACCGCGTCGACCCCCGCGTGGTCGCGAAGGCCAAGCAGCTGACGGAAAACGAGTCCAACAACTTCGACAAGGCGCAGGCACTCTGGTCGTTCTTCACCGCGCAGAACGGATTCGTCTACGACACCAAGACCGCGGACGCCACCGACTCCGACGCGCTCGCCGACTTCATCCTCAACGGCAAACGCGGGTTCTGCGAGCAGTACGCGTCGGCGATGGCCGTGATGCTGCGGTCGGTCGGCATCCCGTCGCGGGTCGCCATCGGCTTCTCCTCCGGGACCCCGAAGGGCGACTACGTCTCGATCACCTCCGAGGACGCGCACGCGTGGGTCGAGGTCTACTTCCAGACGAAGGGCTGGGTCAGCTTCGACCCGACCCCGCTGCTCGACGGCCGCGCGGTCGTCCCCCCGTACCTGCAGAACGACACCGGCAGCTCCACGGCCAACGACACCCAGGAAGTGCCGAGCGCACCCGCGTCGAGCGCACCCGCCACCGGCACGCCCCGCGACCCCGGCGCCGATCTCGGCGCGGACGGCGGCACGGGCCAGCAGGAGGAAGAGCCGCTGTGGCCCGCGATCCTCGCCGGGATCCTCGGTGGGCTGGCGGCCGCGCTGACCGTGGTGACGATCGTGCGGTCGCAGTTGAGATATCGGGCGCTGCTGCGCTCGTCGCCTGCCCGGTCCCCCGCCCCGGACGCGCCTGCCCCGGTCCGGGAGGACGGCGGGTTCCTGGACGACCAGAACGTGACGAACTGGCTGCCGCTGATCGTGATCGGGCTGTGGGTGGCGGCGTTCGCGTTCCTGGCGGCGTGGGTTTCGTGGTGGTTCGCGCTGGCGCTGGTGATCGTCCTCGGAGGGCTCGGCACGCCGACGGCGATCCGGGAGATCAAGCGACGGCTGCGGCTGCAGAAGATCGCGTCCCGCTCCCCCGCCGCGGCCGATGCGGCGTGGCGCGAACTGAGGGACGAATGCGCGGACCGGGGCCTGCCGCTCTCCGACGGCGACACGGTGCGCGTGGCGGGCCGGAAGGTCGTCGAGAAGCACCGGCTGGACGAGGAGGGCCGCACCGGCCTGCGGACGGTCATCGGTGTCGTGGAGCGGTCCTGGTACTCGGACCAGCCCGCGGACGACCCGACGCTGGGCCCGGCCTTCGACGAGGTTCGCAGGAGCCTGAAGCGGAACGCGCCGATGTCGTGGAAGGGCCGCCTGTTCCCGCGCTCGCTGCGGCGCGGCAAGTAG
- a CDS encoding DUF58 domain-containing protein, translating into MLRALSGLTTRGRCLLAAGVAAAACSFVLNERDLLRVAVFVIALPLLVAFFISATRLRLGAARSLRPERVSVGSPGEVQLELWRDGRLPAGEVLLEDGVPYALGSRPRFVVERLPHDRRVALRYPLQPVLRGVQQVGPLRATITDPFGLCEFERELIGHSRLVVVPKVVGLWGLPSGAGIGAGDDGSIRLHAGQGESDVIVRQYRQGDDLRKVHWRSTARRDEIMVRVEERPWRGGTTVLLDHRAAAHHGTGPAASLEWAVSFAASVSLHLRRSGHRVRLITEHGQTLADTPGEGGEHYDNVVLDVLAALQPAHQRDITLGHDPADGQELIAVLGTVSNESVHELSRYRPRGIRSLAVLLDTPGWSSGVNRPENRAAATEESVALLRAAGWGVVVAGPGSPMPQVWAELCQTATRRGTLIGGGL; encoded by the coding sequence ATGCTGCGTGCGCTGTCCGGCCTGACCACACGCGGCCGCTGCCTCCTCGCCGCCGGCGTGGCCGCGGCGGCTTGCTCGTTCGTGCTCAACGAACGGGATCTGCTGCGGGTCGCGGTGTTCGTCATCGCCCTGCCGCTGCTGGTCGCCTTCTTCATCTCGGCGACCCGGCTGCGGCTGGGCGCGGCCCGTTCGCTGCGCCCGGAGCGGGTCTCGGTCGGTTCGCCGGGCGAGGTCCAGCTCGAACTGTGGCGGGACGGCAGGCTCCCGGCGGGCGAGGTGCTTCTCGAAGACGGCGTGCCCTACGCGCTGGGTTCGCGGCCGCGGTTCGTCGTCGAACGCCTTCCCCACGACCGCCGGGTCGCGCTGCGCTACCCGTTGCAACCGGTGCTGCGCGGCGTCCAGCAGGTCGGCCCGCTGCGGGCGACGATCACCGACCCGTTCGGGCTGTGCGAATTCGAACGTGAGCTGATCGGGCATTCCCGGCTGGTCGTCGTGCCGAAGGTGGTCGGCCTGTGGGGCCTGCCCAGCGGCGCCGGGATCGGCGCGGGCGACGACGGCAGCATCCGCCTGCACGCCGGACAGGGCGAATCGGACGTGATCGTCCGGCAGTACCGGCAGGGCGACGACCTGCGGAAGGTCCACTGGCGCTCGACCGCCCGCCGCGACGAGATCATGGTCCGCGTCGAGGAACGGCCGTGGCGCGGCGGCACCACGGTGCTGCTGGACCACCGTGCGGCGGCGCACCACGGCACCGGCCCCGCGGCGAGCCTCGAATGGGCCGTCTCGTTCGCCGCTTCCGTGTCGCTGCACCTGCGCCGCTCCGGTCACCGGGTCCGGCTGATCACCGAACACGGCCAGACCCTGGCCGACACCCCCGGTGAGGGTGGCGAGCACTACGACAACGTCGTGCTCGACGTCCTCGCCGCACTCCAGCCCGCGCACCAGCGCGACATCACCCTCGGCCACGACCCGGCCGACGGACAGGAACTCATCGCGGTGCTCGGCACCGTCAGCAACGAATCCGTGCACGAGCTGTCCCGGTACCGCCCGCGCGGCATCCGGAGCCTCGCCGTGCTGCTCGACACCCCCGGCTGGTCCTCCGGCGTCAACCGGCCCGAAAACCGTGCCGCCGCCACCGAGGAATCGGTGGCGCTGCTGCGAGCCGCGGGCTGGGGCGTCGTCGTCGCCGGTCCCGGATCGCCCATGCCACAGGTCTGGGCCGAGCTCTGCCAGACGGCCACCCGCCGGGGCACGCTGATCGGAGGCGGCCTGTGA
- a CDS encoding DUF3558 domain-containing protein, which translates to MKSRLPALGVLIVLTVSACGQGAAGQAPVPSTRVVVTGGSSGVVVPPATLDPCALLGPQDRSDAGITVLGVAKEINGARACDWTVPATFGVTITVDERNGLKDLEVARKTATKTKVGGRDALKVADKKAADGTCAVLLGMGEKASVQIDVSNTNFTDTALACERAMTVAGLAEPKLP; encoded by the coding sequence ATGAAGTCCCGCCTTCCCGCGCTCGGCGTCCTCATCGTCCTCACAGTGTCCGCCTGCGGGCAAGGGGCCGCGGGCCAGGCGCCGGTTCCGTCCACCCGGGTGGTGGTGACCGGCGGTTCGTCCGGGGTTGTCGTCCCGCCTGCCACGCTGGATCCGTGCGCGCTGCTCGGCCCGCAGGACCGGTCGGACGCCGGGATCACCGTGCTCGGCGTCGCGAAGGAGATCAACGGCGCCCGCGCCTGCGACTGGACGGTGCCCGCCACCTTCGGCGTCACCATCACCGTGGACGAGCGCAACGGCCTGAAGGATCTCGAGGTCGCGCGCAAGACCGCCACCAAGACCAAGGTCGGTGGCCGGGACGCGCTCAAGGTCGCCGACAAGAAGGCCGCCGACGGGACCTGCGCGGTCCTGCTCGGCATGGGGGAGAAGGCGAGCGTCCAGATCGACGTGAGCAACACGAACTTCACCGACACCGCGCTCGCCTGCGAGCGCGCGATGACGGTGGCGGGATTGGCCGAACCCAAACTGCCTTAG
- a CDS encoding MoxR family ATPase — MTSRIQSATPGEHQGEQATGQAPYPTGAGSVSGRQNGRDAKNRASLDELHETARRIAANVERVLVGKPDVIRIALVTLLAEGHLLVEDVPGVGKTSLAKALARSIDCTVSRIQFTPDLLPSDVTGVSIYNRQSGGFEFRPGPVFANIVVGDEINRASPKTQSALLECMEEHQVTVDTSTYHLEEPFMVIATQNPIEMEGTYALPEAQRDRFTARVSIGYPDQQAELAMVDEHAGHNPLAELEPVSDRESVQRLIETVRSVHMSPEIRRYAVDLVSATRQVPEIRLGASPRATLQLVRAARAQAALSGREFVVPDDLHTVAVPVLAHRMVLTTEAHAARRSATDVVRAILHRVPVPQGSNHR; from the coding sequence GTGACGTCGAGAATCCAGTCTGCGACGCCCGGCGAACACCAGGGCGAGCAGGCAACCGGGCAAGCGCCGTACCCCACGGGCGCCGGCTCGGTCAGCGGTCGGCAGAACGGCCGTGACGCCAAGAACAGAGCGTCGCTGGACGAACTGCACGAGACCGCGCGGCGGATCGCCGCCAACGTGGAGCGGGTACTGGTCGGCAAACCCGACGTCATCCGCATCGCGCTCGTGACCCTGCTCGCCGAAGGCCACCTCCTCGTCGAAGACGTCCCCGGGGTCGGCAAGACCTCGCTGGCGAAGGCGCTGGCCCGCTCGATCGACTGCACCGTCAGCCGGATCCAGTTCACCCCCGACCTGTTGCCCAGCGACGTCACCGGGGTGTCCATCTACAACCGGCAGAGCGGCGGGTTCGAGTTCCGCCCCGGCCCGGTGTTCGCGAACATCGTGGTCGGCGACGAGATCAACCGCGCCTCGCCGAAGACGCAGTCGGCCCTGCTCGAATGCATGGAAGAGCACCAGGTCACCGTCGACACCTCGACCTACCATCTCGAAGAGCCGTTCATGGTGATCGCCACCCAGAACCCCATCGAGATGGAGGGCACCTACGCGCTGCCCGAGGCCCAGCGGGACCGGTTCACCGCGCGGGTGTCCATCGGCTACCCGGACCAGCAGGCCGAACTGGCCATGGTCGACGAGCACGCCGGGCACAACCCCCTGGCCGAGCTCGAGCCCGTCTCCGACCGCGAGTCGGTGCAGCGGCTGATCGAGACCGTGCGGTCGGTGCACATGTCGCCGGAGATCCGCCGTTACGCCGTCGACCTGGTGTCCGCGACCCGTCAGGTGCCGGAGATCCGTCTCGGCGCCTCGCCTCGGGCGACCCTGCAACTGGTCCGCGCGGCCCGCGCGCAGGCCGCGCTGTCGGGCCGCGAGTTCGTCGTCCCGGACGACCTGCACACGGTCGCGGTCCCGGTGCTGGCGCACCGCATGGTGCTCACCACCGAGGCGCACGCCGCCCGCCGTTCGGCCACCGACGTGGTCCGCGCGATCCTGCACCGCGTTCCCGTTCCGCAGGGCTCGAACCACCGCTGA
- a CDS encoding PPE domain-containing protein gives MPEGETPGREVPVAATRYAAYSHEALAAEVEAGNDPEAAGGIGAAWDALARRMHDATSELAGLVGSSEENWRGEAGDALRGVLASASGWLTWSADISSALGKAVSGQAEAAARARADMPPPVDYDPGAMIRGAAAGGNLALLAALADEMEAKHAAAEEARRKAVDVMNTRDASLRSLTPQVSFGKPPELGRS, from the coding sequence GTGCCTGAAGGAGAGACGCCGGGCCGCGAGGTCCCGGTCGCGGCCACGCGGTACGCGGCCTACAGCCACGAAGCGCTGGCCGCCGAAGTCGAAGCGGGCAACGACCCCGAGGCGGCGGGCGGGATCGGCGCCGCCTGGGACGCGCTCGCGCGGCGCATGCACGACGCGACGTCCGAGCTGGCCGGGCTGGTCGGCAGCAGTGAAGAGAACTGGCGCGGCGAAGCGGGCGACGCGCTCCGTGGTGTGCTGGCCAGCGCGTCCGGCTGGTTGACCTGGTCCGCGGACATCTCGTCCGCGCTCGGGAAGGCCGTTTCCGGGCAGGCCGAAGCGGCGGCGCGGGCCCGTGCCGACATGCCGCCGCCGGTGGACTACGACCCCGGCGCGATGATCCGCGGCGCCGCGGCCGGCGGAAACCTCGCGCTCCTCGCCGCGCTCGCCGACGAGATGGAGGCCAAGCACGCGGCGGCCGAGGAGGCCCGGCGCAAAGCCGTCGACGTCATGAACACCCGAGATGCCTCCCTGCGTTCGCTGACCCCGCAGGTCTCCTTCGGGAAGCCGCCCGAGCTGGGGCGGTCTTGA
- a CDS encoding DUF3040 domain-containing protein has translation MPLSEHEQRLLDQIERELYAEDPKFASTVRGTRLRRPARRRRLQGIALFVVGVALLVLGVVVNIRVAEIPVISVLGFLVMFFGVMMAVTSIRQGAETEGGKDSGGPGAGGGGGKASPRRSSFTQRMEERFRQRFEEQ, from the coding sequence ATGCCACTCTCCGAGCATGAGCAGCGGCTGCTCGATCAGATCGAGCGCGAGCTCTATGCCGAGGACCCCAAGTTCGCATCCACGGTGCGAGGCACCCGGTTGCGCCGCCCCGCCCGCCGACGGCGTTTGCAGGGCATCGCCCTGTTCGTAGTGGGCGTCGCACTGTTGGTGCTCGGCGTGGTGGTCAACATCCGGGTCGCCGAGATCCCCGTGATCAGCGTGCTCGGGTTCCTCGTGATGTTCTTCGGAGTCATGATGGCCGTCACATCGATTCGGCAAGGAGCCGAAACGGAAGGCGGCAAGGACAGCGGTGGCCCGGGGGCCGGCGGAGGTGGCGGCAAGGCGTCCCCGCGCCGGAGTTCGTTCACCCAGCGCATGGAAGAGCGCTTCCGCCAGCGCTTCGAGGAGCAATAG
- the dinB gene encoding DNA polymerase IV: MARYRVTTGATTWPDDTGCGLLHVDMDAFFVSCELRTRPELAGKPVVVSGGGPRSVVAAASYAAREFGVRSAMPFSTAKRLCPRLICITPTPGLYGEVSKGVMEVFRELTPLVEPLSLDEAFLDVSGALKRLDSSPARLGAWIRERVAADFGISCSVGVAKVKFVAKLASGMAKPDGMVVVPSAETLAFLRPLPVSALRGVGKRTEEQLRQQGLDTIADVAAAPLSRLRRSLGRALGEHLYALANGHDERKVVPESPDKSIGAEVTFDVDLHDRAALGLELLRLSERVAATLRRRGLRGRTVSIKVRFADFKTITRARTTAVGVDVARDIHRTAVELLTEHAPTGAVRLIGVRVEGLDTESDGEQLLFESPEPRWRDAEVAADVARSKFGAAAVRPASLLTPRDQ, encoded by the coding sequence ATGGCCCGCTACCGCGTGACGACCGGGGCCACCACCTGGCCCGACGACACCGGCTGCGGCCTGCTGCACGTCGACATGGACGCCTTCTTCGTGTCCTGCGAGCTGCGCACGCGCCCGGAGCTGGCGGGCAAGCCGGTGGTCGTATCCGGCGGGGGGCCGAGGTCCGTCGTCGCGGCGGCGAGCTACGCGGCACGCGAGTTCGGCGTCCGGTCGGCCATGCCGTTCTCGACGGCCAAGCGGCTCTGCCCGCGGCTGATCTGCATCACGCCGACGCCGGGGCTCTACGGCGAGGTGTCCAAGGGCGTCATGGAGGTCTTCCGCGAGCTGACGCCGCTGGTGGAGCCGTTGAGTCTGGACGAGGCGTTCCTGGACGTCAGCGGGGCGCTCAAGCGGCTGGACTCCTCGCCCGCGCGGCTCGGCGCCTGGATCCGGGAGCGGGTGGCCGCCGACTTCGGGATCAGCTGCTCGGTCGGCGTCGCGAAGGTCAAGTTCGTCGCCAAGCTGGCGTCCGGGATGGCGAAACCGGACGGCATGGTCGTCGTGCCGTCGGCCGAGACGCTCGCGTTCCTGCGCCCGCTGCCCGTGTCGGCGCTGCGGGGCGTCGGCAAGCGCACCGAGGAGCAGCTGCGGCAGCAGGGGCTCGACACCATCGCCGACGTCGCAGCCGCTCCGCTGTCCAGGCTGAGGCGGTCGCTCGGGCGGGCGCTGGGGGAGCATCTGTACGCGCTCGCGAACGGGCACGACGAGCGCAAGGTGGTCCCGGAGTCGCCGGACAAGTCGATCGGTGCCGAAGTGACCTTCGACGTGGATCTCCACGACCGCGCGGCGCTCGGGCTGGAACTCCTCCGGCTGTCGGAACGGGTCGCCGCCACCCTGCGCCGCCGGGGGCTGCGCGGGCGGACGGTGTCGATCAAGGTCCGGTTCGCGGACTTCAAGACGATCACCCGGGCCAGGACAACCGCCGTCGGAGTGGATGTGGCCCGCGACATCCACCGCACCGCCGTCGAACTCCTCACCGAGCACGCGCCGACGGGCGCAGTCCGCCTGATCGGGGTAAGAGTCGAAGGTTTGGACACGGAGAGTGATGGAGAGCAGCTGCTTTTCGAGTCACCCGAACCCCGTTGGCGGGATGCGGAAGTCGCCGCCGACGTCGCGAGGTCGAAGTTCGGCGCCGCCGCGGTGCGGCCCGCGTCACTGCTGACCCCTCGTGACCAGTGA